CGGGGAGTTGATGGTAAGCAAGTTGTTGGGTGCCTGTGCGGACAGCCCCAGCATCGACTGAAGAAGAAGGAACGGCGATCCGGCAGCCCACGCCTGCGGTGAACACGCGACCGGATAGGCGACGGGCTGGTTCGGAGTCCGCCGCGTGAAGCCGCAGAACAACTCGGGAAGCCGCATGTACTCAACCAGCACGGCCGCGTCGAAGATCGCGGTCGAAATGCGGTTGGTCTGCTTGTGATAGCCGTAACGCTTCAGTCCAGCGGCAATCAGAGCGTTGTCGTGCGGCCAGACCGAGCCGTTGTGATAGCTCATCGGGTTGTACCCGGGATCCGACTTGCTCAGCGTCCGAATTCCCCAACCCGTGAACATGTCGGGCTGAAGCAAGCGTTTGGCAACCTCGGCAGCCTTGTCCGCATCGAGAATGTGGCAGTACAGACCATGCGCCGGGTTCGACGTCACCGCTCCGACAGGGCGCTTGTCTCCGTCCAGAGCCAGCGCGTAATACTGCTCCTCAGGATTCCAGAACACCTTGTTGAATCTTGCCTTCAGCTCGAGGGCTTGCGCGCGCAACGCTGCGGCATCCGCATCGCGACCGAGGGCTTCGTACACATCGGCAATCCGATGCTTCGCCAGATGCACGTATGCCTGCACTTCGGCAAGAGCGATCGGCCCTTTAGCGACCGCACCATCCGCGTGAAGAACCGCGTCCCAGGAGTCCTTCCACCCTTGGTTGTCCAGGCCTCGGGAGGATCGCTTCTGGTACTCCACGAAACCATCGCCGTCGGCGTCTCCATACTCGTCGATCCACCGCAACGCCCGCTCGACGTGGGGCATCATCTCTGCGGCGAACGCGCGATCGTTCGTCCACTTGAAGTAAGTCCCGAACAACATCAAGAACAGAGGGGTCGAATCAATCGACCCGTAGTAGGGCGTGTGTGGAACAACACCGGCGTTGGCAAGAGCACCGGTTCGGATCTCGTGCAAGATGCGGCCGGGCTCTTCGTCGCGCCACTCGTCCACCCGATCGCCTTGGAAGCGCGCAAGCAGCCGCAAGGTGTCGCGCGCGGGAGTTGTGTTCAGCATCAGGATCTGGTGTGCGGTGATGACCGAGTCGCGCCCGAATGCCGCGACGTACCACGGAATGCCTGCGGCGATGTACCGTCCGTCGGGGGTTTCAGTCAACAACGCTCTTAAGTCGCGCCGACCCCGCTGCAGCAACGTGTTAAACAGTTCGTTGTCGGTGTGGATCGTCGTGCATTCGTGGTCCCAGGCGTCGTAGGAGCGTCGAAGCTCATGCACCGCGACGTCAAACATCAGCGGCTCAGGCTCGACATCGCCGACGAGCGGCTCGACCGTGAACGTAAGTTGACGCGACTGTCCCCCAACAAGGTCGACCTTGAATGCCACTTCGGCGGTACCCACTCCGATATCTACCGATTCGGGCTCCACGCCGAAGTCGATGCGCGTACGACGGAATTCCCCGTCCACGCCGAGGTGACCCAGCGTAAGCACGCAGCCCTCTATGCGCGGCTTGAAGAACGTCCCGCTGCGCTCGGTGACGTGCCCGCGTACGTGGAAGATGTCCGCGAAGTCGGATCCGAAGCGGAAGGTCACCGGGATTCGAACACGCTGCGAACTGTAGTTCTTGAAGCGAATCCGTTCGAAGAGCCGGTCCTTGATGACGCGCGTGCGACGGATGTTCAGCGTCTGAGCCGCAACGACCGACTCCCCCAGGTCGAGATCGGGGTTGGTCAGATCAACATAGGACATGTATGCGCGCTCGGCGCTGGACGACAGCAGAATCGGCGAATGTCCGCCGATCTCCATTTCGTACTGCGACAGAAACCGCGTGTCGCGGAAGTACAGCCCCATCCCGAGTTCGCCGCCGCACAAGTTTCCCTCGTGGTCGGCGTACAAGAACATGTCTCCCTCTTTGGTCGCCAGCAGGGACAGGGTCTGGTCGGTAAGAACGAAGGTCGTTTGCTCGTTGAACAGCCGCGTCGCTTCGAGGTCAACCTCAAAGCCGTCGGGAACGCTGGACATAGGGTCGATCGACGCGGTTCGTGCCACGGGACAAGATCTCCGAGAAAGGACGGCGCCGGCGCGCCGCTTCGGACTGCTTGCGTTCAGTCTAGGCTAGGGCCGATCACCACTCAACGAAGCGGGAGAATAAGTCCCGGACTGCCCGAACCCCTCGTATGCTGTCAACGCGATGACCTCCAAATGGGGCGAAACGGTGACGCAGAGACGGCGCGCGCTCACGAGACGCGCACTGCGGTGTCTTACTCCCGCGGGCGTCGCTGGGGCTGCCGTCCTGCTCGGCATCGCGCTCAAGGGAATGTCCCTGCGCCTGGGCGACCCGGATCTGTGGTGGCACCT
This is a stretch of genomic DNA from Actinomycetota bacterium. It encodes these proteins:
- a CDS encoding amylo-alpha-1,6-glucosidase produces the protein MARTASIDPMSSVPDGFEVDLEATRLFNEQTTFVLTDQTLSLLATKEGDMFLYADHEGNLCGGELGMGLYFRDTRFLSQYEMEIGGHSPILLSSSAERAYMSYVDLTNPDLDLGESVVAAQTLNIRRTRVIKDRLFERIRFKNYSSQRVRIPVTFRFGSDFADIFHVRGHVTERSGTFFKPRIEGCVLTLGHLGVDGEFRRTRIDFGVEPESVDIGVGTAEVAFKVDLVGGQSRQLTFTVEPLVGDVEPEPLMFDVAVHELRRSYDAWDHECTTIHTDNELFNTLLQRGRRDLRALLTETPDGRYIAAGIPWYVAAFGRDSVITAHQILMLNTTPARDTLRLLARFQGDRVDEWRDEEPGRILHEIRTGALANAGVVPHTPYYGSIDSTPLFLMLFGTYFKWTNDRAFAAEMMPHVERALRWIDEYGDADGDGFVEYQKRSSRGLDNQGWKDSWDAVLHADGAVAKGPIALAEVQAYVHLAKHRIADVYEALGRDADAAALRAQALELKARFNKVFWNPEEQYYALALDGDKRPVGAVTSNPAHGLYCHILDADKAAEVAKRLLQPDMFTGWGIRTLSKSDPGYNPMSYHNGSVWPHDNALIAAGLKRYGYHKQTNRISTAIFDAAVLVEYMRLPELFCGFTRRTPNQPVAYPVACSPQAWAAGSPFLLLQSMLGLSAQAPNNLLTINSPMLPPWLNWVELRNLRVGDALISLIFRREGETTSFSLLSKLGSLRVVMEE